Proteins co-encoded in one Stomoxys calcitrans chromosome 5, idStoCalc2.1, whole genome shotgun sequence genomic window:
- the LOC106085185 gene encoding uncharacterized protein LOC106085185, producing MIQQEDSIPSSPILSSSTSKYIHKVRSSRKSRLKTNSKKPKSTNEAGPEICFQLYGSSDDETLEEETLLNATFLVSSHVRDFVPYQMESMLMKADRLAITNLRNNLPKQDGGFLTCERWSEQQNHEDPKLAFITDSELLDCCREADKSTTSTPHKQLRLVNSILEDFALSPYTTKSIESIVRYWEYSPQFMLKNKPEKTYSRKHCRNINKRLQFNVPSCSDDEDNESRSSSFISVQENSQVDDVHNTTVIPDQSEKLSENLLNLSTYFTQEPLMTDESAMRSSSPFTIETTVNIHNLLQEICHLRSQNWNRDVNRDAFGSEDDFEGFPSNVLDECTVKEISLAEDCCLDETLLSPDKLRIPADEKEIGHCHEVHNSSDETSQHRKSDFKYDWNDDCAEVFALIKTQEVLQQQKISPCGLATANNILIKNECLANSQNINGIEFKTASSKPIHVSKEAEMRALEIVKNLPAITMNEKYQMVDGFSDKPSTSKAALTAIKEKEKNCKVFPSLLHGSIRFQTGNGKKIDISKKALKNVENILKEFSSLEKPYTDSDLNSIKDITNNKNHSFPKKNITENQYWENEKELANIVFSEWPLEEQLQGKSLVPPKSSNNCSNVTDCLDGFQTAGGRKLKVSAQGEKAVAHLLQEFQADCNNKKWDEDLVEIKNKIQRKCSEQNAVVFPQEGNRLTLPNEAIDFHTAAGNKLAISAKGQKAVDHLLKEFQSDFGINKLEEDLLAIKNIVQKKHSNQKTSYDLTDGGNSSTFRNDAIDFQTAGGKKLAISSKGQQAVAHLLQEFQSDCNMNKWDEDLVEIKSKIHKKQFKQKTNKDLDHDERKTEWNVIDMESKIQIKHNEQSVQDTVINSANSFLGKSKELSLPAVTLKRSMEAKSTPLPPSKRILTDVKQSFSELSMRSPLNTSAAKSVISRKNLLSLSKKRKQKGRLSTNDAVDNNGQDDDEFVEIIVGQTETPIKIKSNTAAIKTPGTPNVNDFFHNAPIQSSTPRTREKPVREEDFKPIAWNVNNITSTDKPINISENSSCNITINSSNPTVEERIGRLNMYGNPPAISPIATESLKNCRPSGLRRTRRSMPKKYENI from the exons ATGATTCAACAAGAGGATTCAATTCCTTCGAGCCCTATATTATCATCGTCAACCTCTAAATACATTCATAAAGTAAGAAGTAGTAGGAAATCCAGACTAAAAACTAATTCTAAAAAGCCAAAAAGTACCAATGAAGCAGGCCCCGAGATCTGTTTCCAGTTGTACGGTAGTTCTGATGATGAAACTCTGGAAGAGGAGACGCTATTGAATGCCACGTTTTTGGTCAGTTCCCACGTTCGAGACTTTGTGCCTTATCAAATGGAGAGTATGTTAATGAAGGCAGATCGTTTAGCTATAACAAACCTCCGCAATAATTTGCCAAAGCAAGATGGTGGATTCCTTACATGTGAAAGATGGTCCGAGCAACAGAACCACGAAGATCCCAAATTGGCTTTCATTACAGATTCGGAGTTACTAGATTGCTGTCGTGAAGCTGATAAAAGTACAACAAGCACACCACATAAGCAGCTGCGTTTAGTGAACTCCATACTTGAGGACTTTGCATTATCACCGTATACAACTAAATCTATAGAGTCCATAGTGCGCTATTGGGAATATAGTCCTCAGTTTATGCTCAAAAATAAGCCCGAAAAAACCTACAGTCGCAAGCATTGTCGAAATATTAATAAACGTTTGCAGTTCAATGTTCCCTCATGTTCGGATGATGAGGACAATGAAAGTCGCAGCAGTTCATTCATTTCAGTACAAGAAAATTCCCAGGTGGATGATGTACACAATACAACTGTGATCCCAGATCAATCTGAGAAGCTAAGCGAAAATCTTCTAAATCTCAGCACATATTTTACACAGGAACCCTTGATGACTGATGAAAGCGCAATGAGGTCGTCCTCACCTTTTACAATAGAAACAACAGTAAACATTCACAATCTTTTGCAAGAAATTTGCCATTTGCGTTCACAAAATTGGAATAGAGATGTTAATAGAGATGCCTTTGGATCAGAAGATGACTTTGAAGGATTTCCCAGTAATGTTTTAGATGAATGCACTGTTAAGGAAATATCGCTTGCAGAGGACTGCTGTTTGGATGAGACACTACTAAGTCCTGATAAATTACGTATACCAGCAGATGAAAAGGAAATTGGCCATTGCCATGAAG tacATAATTCCAGCGATGAGACATCTCAAC ATCGAAAATCAGATTTCAAATATGATTGGAATGACGACTGTGCCGAAGTCTTTGCACTTATTAAAACTCAAGAAGtattgcaacaacaaaaaatctctCCCTGTGGACTAGCCACAGCAAACAACATATTGATAAAAAATGAATGTTTAGCAAATTCCCAAAATATTAATGGCATTGAGTTTAAGACTGCCTCTTCCAAACCAATACATGTTTCCAAAGAAGCTGAAATGCGAGCATTAGAAATCGTAAAAAATTTGCCTGCAATAACAATGAATGAAAAATATCAAATGGTTGATGGCTTTTCAGATAAACCTTCGACGTCGAAAGCTGCATTGACAGCAatcaaagaaaaggaaaaaaattgcaagGTATTTCCTTCTTTATTGCATGGCAGTATAAGATTTCAAACTggcaatggcaaaaaaattgatatttccaaaaaagctttaaaaaatgtcgaaaatattttaaaggaaTTTTCTTCCTTAGAAAAGCCATACACAGACAGTGATTTAAATTCCATAAAAGATATAACCAATAATAAAAATCATTCGTTTCCAAAAAAGAATATCACTGAAAATCAATATTGGGAGAATGAAAAGGAATTGGCCAATATAGTTTTTAGCGAATGGCCATTGGAGGAACAATTGCAAGGCAAATCGTTAGTACCTCCTAAAAGCTCAAACAATTGCTCAAATGTCACCGATTGTCTTGATGGTTTTCAAACAGCTGGTGGTAGGAAACTCAAAGTATCAGCTCAAGGGGAAAAGGCTGTTGCCCatcttctgcaggagtttcaAGCCGattgtaataataaaaaatgggATGAGGATCTGGTCGAAATTAAGAACAAAATCCAAAGAAAATGCAGCGAACAAAACGCAGTAGTTTTTCCCCAAGAAGGAAACAGACTAACGTTGCCAAATGAAGCCATTGATTTTCATACAGCCGCTGGGAATAAACTTGCAATATCTGCTAAAGGGCAAAAAGCTGTTGACCATCTGCTAAAGGAGTTTCAATCTGATTTTGGTATTAATAAATTGGAAGAGGATCTATTGGCAATTAAAAACATTGTCCAGAAAAAGCATAGTAACCAAAAGACAAGTTACGATTTGACCGATGGAGGAAACAGTTCAACTTTTCGAAATGATGCCATTGATTTTCAAACAGCTGGTGGCAAAAAGCTGGCAATATCATCTAAAGGTCAACAAGCTGTTGCCCATCTGCTACAGGAGTTTCAGTCTGATTGTAATATGAATAAATGGGATGAGGATCTAGTCGAAATTAAAAGCAAAATCCATAAAAAGCAGTTTAAACAGAagacaaataaagatttggatCATGACGAAAGGAAAACTGAGTGGAATGTAATCGATATGGAAAGCAAAATACAAATCAAACACAATGAACAAAGTGTTCAAGATACTGTGATAAACTCTGCAAACTCGTTTTTGGGTAAAAGCAAAGAACTCTCGCTGCCTGCGGTTACTTTGAAGAGATCAATGGAAGCTAAAAGTACACCACTGCCTCCCTCCAAACGCATACTGACTGATGTAAAGCAATCATTTTCGGAGTTATCTATGAGATCTCCTTTAAATACATCGGCGGCAAAATCTGTGATATCCCGCAAGAACTTACTGTCGTTAAGCAAAAAGCGAAAACAGAAAGGTCGTCTATCAACCAATGATGCTGTCGATAACAACGGACAAGATGATGATGAATTCGTTGAAATTATCGTTGGCCAAACTGAAAccccaataaaaataaaatcaaacacTGCTGCAATAAAGACCCCCGGAACACCAAATGTAAATGATTTCTTTCATAATGCTCCAATTCAAAGCAGTACTCCACGAACACGAGAGAAACCTGTAAGAGAGGAAGATTTCAAACCAATAGCATGGAATGTCAACAATATAACCAGTACAGACAAACCAATAAACATTTCTGAAAACTCAAGTTGCAACATAACAATAAACTCCTCAAATCCCACTGTCGAGGAACGCATTGGCAGACTTAATATGTATGGTAATCCTCCGGCTATTTCACCCATTGCCACCGAGTCCCTCAAAAATTGCCGCCCATCTGGTCTTAGGCGTACCCGACGAAGCatgccaaaaaaatatgaaaatatttaa